From a single Maledivibacter sp. genomic region:
- a CDS encoding ATP-dependent Clp protease ATP-binding subunit: MKLCSVCKKNVAIIFTTKMENGKTEMNGLCIDCAKKMGIPVIDQLMQQTGMSKEDVNNLTDQMNNMFEDMDIDELDGDNMFMNFLNGSFSSMDNGQSKEDESQNKEESSDIKDEISDRKKSKKAKKKRKHLELYGINLTERAKNNGVDKIVGRHREIDRVVQILNRRSKNNPILIGEPGVGKTAIAEGLAVRIVEKLVPAKLFNAEIYLLDLTAIVAGTQFRGQFEGRMKAILKEAKECGNIILVIDEVHNIMGAGEVHGGVMNAANILKPALARGEIQVIGATTLEEYRKHIEKDSALERRFQPVLVEEPTTEETIEILKGIKNYYEEYHKVKIGDKVLEAAAKLSERYITDRYLPDKAIDVIDEAGSRANLKNQGLVELEALKEELNKVQEEKEDAAIKNDYEKAAECKMKECKLQENIKEIEENSSKVQITVEDIAFVIESWTKIPVQKITEEEAEKLLNLENRLHRRIVGQQQAIDSLARTIRRNRSGFRKKKKPASFIFVGPTGVGKTEVVKALAEELFGSEDAMIRIDMSEYMEKHTVSKLIGAPPGYVGFDQGGQLTEKVRRKPYSVILLDEIEKAHPDVFNMLLQILEDGRLTDSQGRTVFFENTVIVMTSNAGSHLKSSGMGFAKDDYTALEARVKNSLREIFRPEFLNRVDETIVFTKLSKEQLRKIVDLMIKEVADEVKEKSMTIEVSDDVREFILKEGYDEKYGARPLRRTIQRHIEDEIAEMYLQKKFKEGSNIKVDLCEEKVVLN; this comes from the coding sequence ATGAAGCTGTGTTCTGTTTGTAAAAAAAATGTAGCAATCATATTCACAACAAAAATGGAAAATGGGAAAACTGAAATGAATGGTTTATGTATAGATTGTGCGAAGAAGATGGGTATACCTGTTATAGATCAATTAATGCAGCAAACTGGGATGAGTAAAGAGGACGTTAATAACTTAACTGACCAAATGAATAATATGTTTGAAGATATGGATATAGATGAGTTGGATGGCGATAATATGTTTATGAATTTTTTAAACGGATCTTTTTCATCTATGGACAATGGGCAAAGCAAAGAGGATGAGTCTCAAAATAAAGAAGAATCTTCAGATATAAAGGATGAAATAAGTGATCGGAAAAAAAGCAAAAAAGCTAAAAAGAAAAGAAAACATCTGGAGCTGTACGGTATAAACTTAACTGAGAGAGCTAAAAATAATGGTGTAGATAAGATTGTTGGTAGACATAGAGAAATAGATAGGGTAGTACAAATACTAAATAGGCGAAGTAAAAACAATCCTATATTGATCGGCGAGCCTGGTGTAGGTAAAACAGCCATCGCAGAGGGTTTAGCCGTTAGGATAGTAGAAAAATTAGTTCCAGCAAAATTATTTAATGCAGAAATCTATCTTTTGGATTTGACGGCTATAGTAGCAGGAACTCAATTTAGAGGACAATTTGAAGGACGTATGAAAGCCATCTTAAAGGAAGCAAAAGAGTGCGGCAATATTATTTTAGTAATTGATGAAGTTCATAACATCATGGGTGCTGGTGAGGTTCACGGAGGAGTAATGAATGCAGCCAACATCTTAAAACCAGCCCTTGCTAGGGGAGAAATACAGGTTATAGGAGCCACAACCCTTGAGGAATATAGAAAGCATATTGAAAAGGATTCTGCCCTAGAGAGAAGATTTCAGCCTGTGCTAGTTGAAGAACCAACCACTGAAGAAACCATAGAGATTTTAAAGGGCATAAAAAATTATTACGAAGAATATCATAAAGTAAAAATAGGGGATAAAGTTCTTGAAGCAGCTGCGAAGCTATCAGAAAGATATATTACCGATAGATATCTACCGGACAAAGCAATAGATGTAATCGACGAAGCTGGTTCTAGAGCTAATCTAAAAAATCAAGGTTTGGTAGAATTGGAAGCATTAAAGGAAGAGTTAAATAAGGTACAAGAGGAAAAAGAGGATGCGGCTATTAAAAATGACTATGAAAAGGCTGCAGAATGTAAGATGAAGGAATGCAAGTTGCAGGAAAATATAAAGGAGATAGAAGAAAACTCCAGTAAGGTACAGATAACCGTAGAGGATATTGCATTCGTAATTGAGTCATGGACAAAGATTCCTGTACAAAAGATAACAGAAGAAGAGGCTGAGAAGCTTCTCAACTTAGAAAATAGACTGCATAGAAGAATTGTAGGACAGCAGCAGGCTATTGATAGTTTAGCTAGAACGATCAGACGTAATCGTTCAGGATTCAGAAAAAAGAAGAAACCTGCATCATTTATTTTTGTTGGCCCCACAGGTGTGGGAAAAACTGAGGTAGTTAAGGCCTTAGCTGAAGAGCTTTTTGGCAGCGAAGATGCTATGATTCGTATAGATATGTCTGAGTATATGGAAAAACATACTGTTTCTAAATTGATTGGAGCCCCTCCAGGATATGTGGGCTTTGATCAAGGAGGACAATTAACTGAGAAAGTAAGAAGAAAACCCTATTCGGTTATTCTTTTAGATGAGATCGAAAAGGCTCATCCCGATGTATTTAATATGCTTCTTCAAATTCTTGAGGATGGAAGGCTTACTGATAGCCAAGGTAGAACGGTTTTCTTTGAAAATACAGTAATCGTTATGACCTCTAATGCAGGAAGTCACCTCAAATCATCTGGAATGGGCTTTGCTAAGGATGATTATACGGCTTTAGAAGCACGCGTAAAAAATTCTCTACGAGAAATTTTCAGACCAGAATTTTTAAATAGAGTAGATGAAACCATAGTATTTACTAAACTTTCAAAGGAGCAGCTTCGTAAAATTGTCGATCTTATGATCAAGGAAGTGGCTGATGAGGTTAAGGAAAAATCAATGACCATAGAGGTTTCAGATGATGTAAGAGAATTTATATTAAAAGAAGGTTATGATGAAAAGTATGGTGCTAGGCCACTAAGAAGGACTATTCAAAGACATATTGAAGATGAAATTGCAGAAATGTATCTTCAGAAAAAGTTTAAGGAAGGGTCTAATATAAAAGTAGATTTATGTGAAGAAAAGGTTGTTTTAAATTAA
- a CDS encoding helix-turn-helix transcriptional regulator encodes METTYNFYNPIQKESVIIDSGYKEYLPSKELRSYIACYWESNRERNYSTINGDAKRVVPDGCVDIIFDAKGSNAPFKGEVVGTMDRVLMLNEYGYVRNFGVRFFPGCAHLFIKIPLIEIKNSSISLASIWNKEARILEELISDSKSIFERINIMDRYLKKILYHNGLVDFNLLNILTKIYESKGNIGLKDITAREIISQRQIHRSFVNWIGLNPKSFIKVIRLQNIYNNALRNTNTNIFHIALSNGYYDQSHFIKDFKKFYGDTPSKI; translated from the coding sequence ATGGAAACTACCTATAATTTTTATAATCCAATCCAAAAGGAATCAGTAATTATCGATAGTGGTTATAAAGAATATTTGCCTTCAAAGGAATTAAGATCATATATAGCATGTTATTGGGAGAGCAATCGTGAAAGGAACTATAGCACTATTAATGGTGATGCAAAAAGAGTAGTTCCCGATGGTTGTGTAGATATTATCTTTGATGCCAAGGGATCAAATGCCCCATTTAAAGGTGAAGTTGTTGGCACCATGGATAGGGTTCTTATGCTCAATGAATATGGCTATGTGAGGAATTTTGGAGTAAGATTTTTCCCAGGATGTGCCCATCTGTTTATCAAAATACCTTTGATTGAAATAAAAAACAGCTCTATAAGTCTCGCATCTATTTGGAATAAAGAAGCTAGAATATTAGAAGAGTTGATATCTGATTCAAAGTCAATCTTTGAGAGAATTAATATTATGGACAGGTATTTAAAAAAGATATTATACCATAATGGTCTAGTAGATTTTAATCTATTAAATATATTAACAAAAATCTATGAAAGTAAAGGCAATATAGGACTTAAGGATATAACAGCTAGGGAGATAATAAGTCAAAGACAAATACATAGAAGCTTTGTTAACTGGATAGGATTAAACCCTAAATCATTCATCAAGGTTATTAGACTTCAGAATATTTATAATAATGCCCTTAGAAATACCAATACGAATATTTTTCATATTGCGTTAAGTAACGGATACTATGACCAATCCCATTTTATCAAGGACTTTAAAAAGTTCTATGGTGATACTCCTTCTAAAATATGA
- a CDS encoding DUF3795 domain-containing protein — MGEWYEAKCGIECNKCEYREKFDCKGCIASKGKMFWGECKISKCCTDKDLVHCGNCDEFICKDLYAFAYDEEQGDNGLRIENLKKRMK, encoded by the coding sequence ATGGGTGAATGGTATGAAGCAAAATGCGGGATTGAATGTAATAAGTGTGAGTATAGAGAAAAGTTTGATTGTAAGGGATGTATTGCATCAAAGGGCAAAATGTTTTGGGGAGAGTGTAAAATTTCAAAATGCTGCACCGATAAAGATTTAGTGCATTGTGGGAATTGTGATGAGTTTATATGTAAAGATCTTTACGCTTTTGCTTATGATGAAGAGCAGGGGGATAATGGCTTAAGGATCGAAAATCTGAAGAAAAGAATGAAATAA
- a CDS encoding glyoxalase/bleomycin resistance/dioxygenase family protein has protein sequence MTIKYRGSVILVRDLKATRKFYEDILNQKVRLDHGECIEFIGGFSIWQIDHANNIMLGHSVDKIEIGNHGNNFELYFECEDIEDIYKKLLDLKAGFVHTLFEQPWGQRVFRIYDPEMNIVEIGEPMECVIKRFLGLGLSLEEVSKRASMPMEIVQRVADKKN, from the coding sequence ATGACCATAAAGTATCGCGGATCAGTTATATTAGTTAGAGACCTAAAGGCTACGAGAAAATTTTATGAGGATATACTTAATCAAAAAGTTAGATTAGATCATGGTGAATGTATTGAATTCATTGGAGGTTTTTCCATTTGGCAGATAGATCATGCAAATAATATAATGCTTGGACACTCAGTTGATAAAATTGAAATAGGAAATCATGGGAATAATTTTGAATTATATTTTGAGTGTGAAGATATAGAAGATATCTATAAAAAGCTTTTAGATTTAAAAGCAGGATTTGTTCACACCCTATTTGAGCAGCCATGGGGTCAACGTGTATTCCGCATCTATGATCCTGAGATGAATATAGTTGAAATAGGAGAGCCAATGGAATGCGTAATAAAAAGATTTCTTGGATTAGGGTTAAGTTTAGAAGAGGTTTCAAAACGAGCTTCAATGCCAATGGAGATTGTACAGAGGGTTGCAGATAAGAAAAATTGA